One Armatimonadia bacterium DNA segment encodes these proteins:
- a CDS encoding ATP-binding protein translates to MSTSDTAPWVQQIRDSFTSAGASVFLIHGVRDRFPYGGAYLPLPTFLHHAFCADKLTVFYDISEGLRFARPEDENVFKAFLGVYRAQTGRPSEEDLIKPGVAIPLLQEFLFGRDNVALVIDYVDKVAPRDEPRFMTFEERRVVSMLRRWSDDPRLLRRNSFVFLLCESLADVNEELYSRGSRTEVVEIPMPDAAEREAFVGDELEQLAEAKPELEMSPQVLASITNGLSRVQIGALLRSAGRQKQPVGFGLTGKWKRAAIEREIGELVEFTSPQFGLDALAGVDLQKQILIRTAEALRSGKTAVVPKGILLTGPPGCGKTFCMECFAHDCGIPFVQLRNVFSKYVGSTEANLEKLFYHLEALSPVFVFIDEFDQSYGRRVTSDSDSGVSRRVFGMFNNFLSDERHQGKILFGAATNRPDLIDPSTMRAGRFDLKLPFLLPDRTAREAILQVSLRSLQVAHDISDFGEAAEKTQGYSGADLKEIVRIAQRRAVFDGRERVTGDDVMYAVGDYITPTVSRGDEIRLMELQAVLSCTSRALLPAEYVKGVEDGSLRRELGRLELTVS, encoded by the coding sequence ATGAGTACCTCCGACACAGCCCCGTGGGTGCAGCAGATCAGGGATAGCTTCACCTCGGCGGGCGCTTCGGTGTTCCTGATCCACGGCGTACGCGACCGCTTTCCCTATGGTGGCGCCTATCTTCCCCTGCCCACCTTCCTGCACCACGCCTTCTGCGCAGACAAGCTCACGGTGTTCTACGACATCAGTGAGGGACTCCGCTTCGCCCGGCCGGAGGACGAGAACGTCTTCAAGGCCTTCCTGGGCGTCTACCGCGCTCAGACCGGTCGGCCCTCGGAGGAAGACCTCATCAAGCCCGGCGTCGCGATTCCACTGCTCCAGGAGTTTCTCTTCGGACGCGACAACGTGGCACTGGTGATCGACTATGTGGACAAGGTTGCACCTCGGGATGAGCCGCGGTTCATGACCTTCGAGGAGCGCCGTGTCGTCTCGATGCTGCGACGCTGGTCGGACGATCCGCGTCTGCTGCGTCGCAACAGCTTCGTCTTCCTGCTGTGCGAGTCGCTGGCCGACGTGAACGAGGAGCTGTACAGCCGGGGCTCGCGGACCGAAGTGGTCGAGATCCCGATGCCGGACGCTGCCGAGCGCGAGGCCTTTGTGGGCGATGAGCTCGAGCAGCTAGCCGAGGCCAAGCCGGAGCTTGAGATGTCGCCGCAGGTGCTCGCGAGCATCACCAACGGCCTGTCGCGGGTGCAGATCGGGGCTCTCCTGCGCAGTGCCGGCCGACAGAAGCAGCCGGTCGGCTTCGGCCTGACGGGGAAGTGGAAACGGGCGGCGATCGAGCGGGAGATCGGTGAGCTGGTGGAGTTCACGTCGCCGCAGTTCGGTCTCGATGCGCTGGCCGGGGTGGACCTTCAGAAACAGATCCTGATCCGGACGGCGGAGGCGCTGCGCTCGGGCAAGACGGCGGTCGTGCCCAAGGGGATACTGCTCACCGGCCCTCCAGGTTGTGGGAAGACCTTCTGCATGGAGTGCTTTGCCCACGACTGCGGGATTCCCTTTGTGCAGTTGAGGAACGTCTTCAGCAAGTACGTGGGATCGACCGAGGCGAACCTGGAGAAGCTGTTCTACCATCTCGAGGCGCTCTCGCCGGTGTTCGTGTTCATCGACGAGTTCGACCAGTCCTACGGCCGCCGTGTTACCAGCGACAGTGACAGTGGTGTGTCGCGGCGGGTCTTCGGGATGTTCAACAACTTCCTCAGCGATGAGCGGCACCAGGGCAAGATCCTGTTTGGGGCTGCGACGAACAGGCCGGACCTGATCGACCCCTCGACAATGCGCGCAGGCAGGTTTGACCTCAAGCTGCCCTTCCTGCTCCCGGACCGCACGGCACGTGAGGCAATCCTCCAGGTGAGCCTGCGAAGTCTGCAGGTCGCGCATGACATCAGCGACTTCGGTGAGGCGGCAGAGAAGACCCAGGGGTACTCGGGGGCCGACCTGAAGGAGATCGTGCGAATCGCCCAGCGGCGAGCGGTCTTCGATGGCCGGGAGAGGGTCACCGGCGACGATGTGATGTATGCGGTCGGCGACTACATCACCCCCACGGTCAGTCGGGGCGACGAGATACGGCTCATGGAACTGCAGGCCGTCTTGTCGTGCACTTCCCGAGCGCTGCTTCCCGCCGAGTATGTGAAGGGCGTCGAGGATGGCAGCCTGCGCCGCGAACTCGGACGGCTTGAACTGACGGTGTCCTGA
- a CDS encoding uroporphyrinogen decarboxylase family protein → MTSRDLTLRCLRGEPAPHPPVLCPGGMMSFAVTEVMEQTGCWWPEAHTDAKAMATLAVAMARATGFDNVGVPFCMTVEAEALGATVNLGDSQVQPRILHEPLLQGDRATQPALAVEAALRRAQLPPDRDRRPVVLEALRLARAEAPELALVGSLVGPVSLAGQLLEASLLLRALRRQPDSVHRLLDYVTSFLEGFAVEQIRAGADLLTIADPTATGEILGPDRYREFAEPYLARLIDTLHAAGAPVILHLCGNPHTILPALAETKAEAVSLDELADLREARAVLNHQRLMGNLSARLLEAGPPEVIMFASRKALGWGADILAPACGVLAGTPTRHLQAMAAASLLGAQ, encoded by the coding sequence GTGACCTCACGAGACCTGACGCTTCGGTGCCTGCGCGGTGAACCCGCCCCACACCCGCCGGTGCTGTGCCCGGGTGGGATGATGTCCTTCGCCGTCACCGAGGTGATGGAGCAGACGGGATGCTGGTGGCCCGAGGCCCACACGGACGCGAAGGCGATGGCGACGCTGGCCGTGGCGATGGCACGCGCCACGGGCTTTGACAATGTCGGCGTGCCTTTCTGCATGACCGTCGAGGCCGAGGCCCTTGGTGCCACCGTGAATCTGGGCGACAGCCAGGTTCAGCCCCGCATCCTGCACGAGCCGCTCCTTCAGGGCGACCGGGCCACCCAACCGGCCCTTGCGGTCGAGGCTGCGCTTCGGCGAGCGCAGCTTCCTCCTGACAGGGATCGGCGACCTGTCGTGCTAGAGGCTCTTCGCCTGGCCCGTGCGGAGGCTCCCGAGTTGGCGCTGGTTGGCAGCCTCGTGGGTCCCGTCAGCCTGGCCGGGCAGCTTCTTGAGGCGTCCCTGCTCCTGCGGGCCCTGCGACGGCAGCCCGATTCGGTGCACAGGCTCCTGGACTACGTGACCAGCTTCCTGGAGGGCTTCGCGGTCGAGCAGATCAGGGCCGGTGCGGATCTCCTGACGATCGCCGACCCGACGGCGACGGGTGAGATCCTCGGCCCCGACCGCTACCGGGAGTTCGCCGAGCCCTACCTTGCGCGTCTCATCGACACCCTCCACGCAGCCGGCGCGCCGGTGATCCTGCACCTCTGCGGCAACCCGCACACCATCCTGCCGGCCCTTGCCGAGACGAAGGCCGAGGCTGTTAGCCTTGACGAGTTGGCCGACCTTCGCGAGGCCCGCGCGGTGCTGAACCACCAGCGTCTCATGGGCAACCTGAGTGCCCGACTCCTGGAGGCCGGCCCGCCGGAGGTCATCATGTTTGCCTCCCGCAAGGCGCTGGGCTGGGGTGCAGACATCCTCGCACCTGCCTGCGGTGTGCTTGCCGGGACTCCCACGAGGCACCTCCAGGCCATGGCCGCAGCGTCGCTCCTCGGGGCTCAATGA
- a CDS encoding uroporphyrinogen decarboxylase family protein has protein sequence MTPKERIGALLGGQPIDRVPIVPLLLNHAARVAKMTVREHGRDGLKMGQAHVAAYRLYHQDMITIFTDTGVLAEAMGTRLYYPEDDAARIDQPLVASPEDVTKTINADPWGDNGMRVYLEAIRYCVEQVGDEVFVGCCFAAPFTTAAGLRGTDILARDLRRNPDLVFELLDRSLVVAQRFVEACAGVGGVPVIVDPVATGSVLSEELFRTYALPYLARTVDAIHAQGLPAVVHVCGKTHRLLEALADTGGDVLSLDVVDLAEARARVGDRVGLMGNVRPAQTLLEGTPEQIEAEVIDCLRKAGDNPHGFILASGCEVPLNTPFENVTAMMDAGEKWGKLPLALPQ, from the coding sequence GTGACCCCGAAGGAGCGCATCGGAGCGCTGCTTGGCGGACAGCCCATCGACCGTGTCCCCATCGTCCCTCTCCTCCTCAACCATGCAGCCCGCGTCGCCAAGATGACCGTGCGCGAGCATGGGCGCGACGGCCTCAAGATGGGACAGGCTCACGTGGCCGCCTACCGCCTCTACCACCAGGACATGATCACGATCTTCACCGACACCGGCGTCCTGGCCGAGGCGATGGGCACTCGTCTGTACTACCCCGAGGACGACGCCGCTCGGATCGACCAGCCCCTGGTCGCTTCCCCGGAGGACGTCACGAAGACCATCAACGCAGACCCCTGGGGCGACAACGGGATGCGCGTCTACCTGGAGGCGATTCGTTACTGCGTGGAGCAGGTCGGCGACGAGGTCTTCGTCGGCTGCTGCTTCGCTGCGCCCTTCACCACAGCCGCCGGCCTACGTGGCACGGACATCCTTGCCCGTGACCTGCGGCGCAATCCCGACCTGGTCTTCGAGCTCCTCGACCGTTCCCTGGTCGTTGCGCAGCGGTTCGTGGAGGCCTGTGCGGGAGTCGGCGGCGTGCCTGTGATCGTGGACCCGGTGGCGACCGGCAGCGTGCTCAGCGAGGAGCTCTTCCGCACCTACGCTCTCCCCTACCTGGCGCGAACCGTAGACGCCATCCACGCGCAGGGCCTCCCGGCGGTCGTCCACGTGTGTGGCAAGACCCATCGGTTGCTGGAGGCCCTGGCCGACACCGGCGGCGATGTGCTGAGCCTTGATGTGGTCGACCTTGCTGAGGCTCGCGCACGCGTCGGGGATCGTGTGGGGCTCATGGGCAATGTCCGTCCCGCGCAGACGCTTCTGGAGGGTACGCCGGAGCAGATCGAGGCCGAGGTGATCGACTGCCTCCGCAAGGCCGGTGACAATCCCCACGGGTTCATTCTGGCCAGCGGCTGCGAGGTCCCGCTCAACACACCCTTCGAGAACGTGACGGCCATGATGGACGCCGGCGAGAAGTGGGGCAAGCTCCCGCTGGCGCTGCCGCAGTGA
- a CDS encoding corrinoid protein, with the protein MPDSPSVILQGLADAVVQMDEEAAVRLAHEALEAGLDPHQAIHEGLARGMDVVSVKYDEEEYFVPEILLCSDAMYAALDVLQPHLKEDASGPRAKVVIGVIEGDTHDIGKNIVRVMMEAAGFEVHDLGRDVPVERFVEEAGKVGADVVAISTLMSTTRHGMKRVVDALVAAGIRDRVKVLLGGPPVSWAFCTEIGADAYGSSPREGIETVRRWVGEAK; encoded by the coding sequence ATGCCGGACAGTCCTTCCGTCATCTTGCAGGGCCTTGCAGACGCCGTCGTTCAGATGGATGAGGAGGCCGCCGTCAGGCTTGCCCACGAGGCGCTTGAGGCGGGCCTTGACCCACACCAAGCGATCCACGAGGGCCTTGCCCGTGGCATGGACGTCGTATCCGTCAAGTACGACGAGGAAGAGTACTTCGTCCCCGAGATCCTGCTGTGCTCCGACGCAATGTATGCAGCCCTGGACGTCCTCCAGCCGCACCTCAAGGAGGACGCCTCCGGTCCTCGCGCAAAGGTCGTCATCGGCGTCATTGAGGGCGACACCCACGACATCGGCAAGAACATCGTCCGCGTCATGATGGAGGCCGCAGGCTTCGAGGTCCATGACCTCGGTCGCGACGTGCCCGTGGAGCGCTTCGTCGAGGAAGCCGGCAAGGTCGGCGCCGACGTGGTCGCCATCTCCACGCTCATGTCTACCACTCGCCACGGGATGAAGCGCGTGGTCGATGCCCTTGTGGCGGCCGGGATACGCGACCGCGTCAAGGTGCTCCTCGGTGGCCCGCCGGTCTCCTGGGCCTTCTGCACAGAGATCGGTGCCGATGCCTACGGATCAAGCCCCCGCGAGGGCATTGAGACCGTCCGTCGTTGGGTGGGTGAGGCCAAGTGA
- a CDS encoding carbohydrate binding domain-containing protein translates to MSRVFLLVALCAVPCYVFAQAPMQFEAEDVSSPTDAWGKNIDPVDKWNLWSKDNDAAKKWSGGVVLQSPRVLKDREKPEDGAPVLHTVIKDIPKGKWVVSIKGGRGLALSLDGKEWRNLLTAGSRLGTFDIQDGKFEFWVDDRYADPKSPGWCYYDTITLAPELRPAAGILNGNFETGTDLASSNWTFWSRDGQGQATVSTEAHSGKQCLKVERNGERDFAVTNAGRQFVTPGQVWDATAWVKLQDSGSVELDVVALSSSGQVISWAIGSDSIEGTKDWKKLTAQAIVPDGCEQVYVRVTGGEKATAWVDDVELKPGVLPERVVKPLVQGYATQRIEEKMDRGLVAIPAEKGVYLSWRLLKADAPKVAFNVYRSAGEGAPVKMNAAPIAATTDFVDQTAGDGKGMTWRVVPVVNGTEIADAAALATVEPFAGQAYRSIKLQGDYTFQKAGIADLNGDGKYDFVLKQPNTNIDPASSYWTPSPDTYKLEAYLNDGTFLWRKDLGWSIERGIWYSPYVVYDFDGDGKAEVAVKTGEGDPRDPDGRVTTGPEYLSILDGMTGKELTRVDWPAREPFGNYNYASRNQMGVAYLDGKTPCLLVARGTYTLMRLIAYQWHDGKLTEVWNWSGQEERPAYRGQGAHFMHSADIDGDGRDEVILGSCVVDDNGNGLWSTGLGHPDKCYVTDLDPSRPGLEIAYFIEPGHVQNGICVADAKTGKLLWGFNERTYHIGTGMTADVDPTNPGYECWGSEDGRGDPNKVSYNGRPPRWIFSSQGKVLGSYEKVPGTTTVWWDADPLREITGGGTVTKYQGPTLTRGMQGSQIAWADVSGDWREEIITSVPGELRIYSTTIPASDRRVCLMQDPIYRIDVAHLAMAYPQSPVTTDFIGNTAAALGLFLDTTSVKTGDTVKGRVVLAAPADRAISGTVTLTAPAGATVTPQKIEMKAAAGATAEAEITVTVTKPIAPFAGPSSLDVTGVFEGEGVSLRGVTAVRIADQPLKQGTLAEAEAFTGQGGGEVQLREDKFGASGKSISHWDNPGHWLSWNVNAPAEGKYVVALRYCCTTSTQRELSIDGGPAVKQLFSDTGGLSSATVGDWAHGSFLGADGKPLAFGLSAGSHTIKLTNLDGNPMNLDYLVLLPESVCASMLKAATG, encoded by the coding sequence ATGTCTCGCGTGTTCCTGCTAGTGGCACTATGCGCCGTCCCCTGCTACGTCTTTGCTCAGGCTCCGATGCAGTTCGAGGCGGAGGACGTCTCCTCGCCCACAGACGCCTGGGGCAAGAACATCGACCCCGTCGACAAGTGGAACCTCTGGAGCAAGGACAACGACGCCGCCAAGAAGTGGTCCGGCGGAGTCGTCCTTCAGTCGCCACGCGTCCTCAAGGACCGGGAGAAGCCGGAAGACGGCGCTCCCGTCCTGCACACCGTCATCAAGGACATCCCCAAGGGCAAATGGGTCGTCAGCATCAAGGGCGGCCGCGGTCTTGCCTTGTCGCTCGACGGCAAGGAGTGGCGCAACCTCCTTACCGCGGGCTCGCGCCTTGGGACCTTCGACATCCAGGACGGCAAGTTCGAGTTCTGGGTCGATGACCGCTACGCCGATCCCAAGAGCCCCGGCTGGTGCTACTACGACACGATCACGCTGGCTCCCGAGCTGCGGCCTGCCGCCGGCATCCTCAACGGTAACTTCGAGACCGGAACCGACCTCGCCTCGAGCAACTGGACCTTCTGGTCTCGTGATGGCCAGGGCCAGGCGACAGTCTCAACCGAGGCCCACAGCGGGAAGCAGTGCCTGAAGGTCGAGCGCAACGGCGAGCGCGACTTCGCCGTCACCAACGCCGGTCGCCAGTTCGTCACTCCCGGCCAGGTCTGGGATGCTACCGCCTGGGTCAAGTTGCAAGACTCCGGCTCCGTCGAGCTCGACGTCGTGGCCCTCAGCTCCTCCGGTCAGGTCATCAGTTGGGCCATCGGTTCTGACTCGATCGAGGGCACCAAGGACTGGAAGAAGCTCACCGCGCAGGCCATCGTTCCCGACGGTTGCGAGCAGGTCTACGTCCGCGTGACCGGCGGCGAGAAGGCTACCGCCTGGGTGGATGACGTCGAGCTCAAGCCTGGCGTGCTACCCGAGCGCGTGGTCAAGCCCCTCGTCCAGGGCTACGCGACCCAGCGCATCGAGGAGAAGATGGACCGTGGCCTCGTGGCCATCCCCGCAGAAAAGGGCGTCTATCTGAGCTGGCGTCTGCTCAAGGCCGATGCCCCGAAGGTGGCCTTCAACGTCTACCGCAGCGCCGGCGAGGGCGCACCGGTCAAGATGAACGCAGCTCCCATCGCCGCCACCACCGACTTCGTCGACCAGACAGCGGGCGACGGCAAGGGCATGACCTGGCGTGTCGTGCCGGTCGTGAACGGAACCGAGATTGCTGACGCAGCCGCCCTGGCAACCGTCGAACCCTTCGCAGGCCAGGCCTATCGCTCGATCAAGCTGCAGGGCGACTACACCTTCCAGAAGGCCGGGATCGCCGACCTCAACGGCGACGGCAAGTACGACTTCGTCCTCAAGCAGCCCAACACGAACATCGATCCCGCTTCCTCGTACTGGACCCCGAGCCCGGACACCTACAAGCTCGAGGCCTACCTCAACGACGGTACCTTCCTGTGGCGCAAGGACCTCGGCTGGTCCATCGAGCGCGGCATCTGGTACTCGCCCTATGTCGTCTACGACTTCGACGGTGACGGCAAGGCCGAGGTCGCCGTCAAGACCGGCGAGGGTGACCCGCGCGATCCCGACGGCCGCGTAACTACCGGCCCGGAGTACCTGTCCATCCTCGACGGCATGACGGGCAAGGAACTGACTCGCGTCGACTGGCCTGCGCGCGAGCCCTTCGGCAACTACAACTACGCCTCCCGCAACCAGATGGGCGTTGCCTACCTCGACGGCAAGACCCCTTGCCTGCTGGTGGCCCGGGGCACCTACACCCTCATGCGGCTGATTGCTTACCAGTGGCATGACGGCAAGCTCACCGAGGTCTGGAACTGGTCGGGCCAGGAGGAGCGTCCCGCCTATCGCGGACAGGGCGCCCACTTCATGCACTCAGCCGACATCGACGGCGACGGTCGCGACGAAGTGATCCTGGGCTCCTGTGTCGTCGACGACAACGGTAACGGCCTGTGGTCCACCGGCCTGGGACATCCCGACAAGTGCTACGTCACCGACCTCGACCCCTCGCGTCCGGGTCTGGAGATCGCCTATTTCATCGAGCCGGGGCATGTGCAGAACGGCATCTGTGTGGCCGACGCCAAGACCGGCAAGCTCCTCTGGGGCTTCAACGAGCGCACCTACCATATCGGCACCGGCATGACCGCCGACGTCGACCCCACCAATCCCGGTTATGAGTGCTGGGGCTCGGAAGACGGCAGGGGCGACCCCAACAAGGTGAGCTACAACGGTCGCCCGCCGCGCTGGATCTTCTCTTCCCAGGGCAAGGTCCTCGGCAGCTATGAGAAGGTCCCCGGAACCACCACTGTCTGGTGGGACGCTGACCCGCTGCGTGAGATCACCGGTGGCGGCACCGTCACCAAGTACCAGGGGCCGACGCTCACCCGCGGCATGCAGGGCTCACAGATCGCCTGGGCCGACGTCAGCGGAGACTGGCGCGAGGAAATCATCACCTCCGTGCCCGGCGAGCTCCGCATCTACAGCACCACGATCCCTGCCTCTGATCGCCGCGTCTGCCTCATGCAGGACCCGATCTACCGGATCGACGTCGCCCATCTCGCGATGGCCTACCCCCAGTCACCGGTGACCACCGACTTCATCGGCAACACCGCCGCAGCCCTGGGCCTGTTCCTCGACACCACCTCGGTGAAGACGGGCGACACGGTCAAGGGTAGGGTCGTACTCGCTGCTCCGGCCGACCGCGCGATCTCCGGCACCGTCACACTGACTGCCCCGGCCGGCGCAACCGTCACTCCGCAGAAGATCGAGATGAAGGCCGCTGCGGGTGCAACAGCCGAGGCCGAGATCACCGTGACCGTCACCAAGCCGATCGCGCCCTTCGCCGGTCCGTCCTCCCTTGATGTGACGGGCGTCTTCGAGGGCGAGGGCGTTTCTCTGCGTGGTGTCACTGCCGTGCGAATCGCCGACCAGCCCCTCAAGCAGGGAACCCTCGCAGAGGCCGAGGCCTTCACCGGCCAGGGTGGCGGCGAGGTCCAGCTCCGCGAGGACAAGTTCGGTGCCAGCGGCAAGTCGATCTCGCACTGGGACAACCCGGGGCACTGGCTAAGCTGGAACGTGAACGCACCCGCCGAGGGCAAGTACGTGGTCGCGCTTCGCTACTGCTGCACCACATCGACGCAGCGCGAACTCTCCATCGACGGTGGCCCGGCGGTCAAGCAGCTCTTCTCCGACACCGGCGGTCTCTCCAGCGCCACGGTCGGAGACTGGGCCCACGGCAGCTTCCTTGGTGCAGACGGCAAGCCGCTTGCCTTCGGGCTCAGCGCAGGCTCTCACACGATCAAACTGACCAATCTCGACGGCAACCCGATGAACCTGGACTACCTGGTCCTCTTGCCCGAATCGGTCTGTGCCTCGATGCTCAAGGCAGCGACGGGGTAG
- a CDS encoding sugar phosphate isomerase/epimerase, with amino-acid sequence MKIAYGTYAMPTVPLEDAFPALAKMGYEGVELFIGPKHDRAMPQDMDAARRKHLRSLLQDSNLAMPAMMIVGGLYQPDPTARQANLDLMARCAQLGRDLGMREPPVLAMGFGGRTADWDTIKGDLVETLAAYAELGEREDFVVAGEAHCNAAVDRSERITWLLDTVSHPRVRLHFDIVHLFLAGEEIEDAVRVLLPYTAHTHITDARRHADGTFELLLLGDGELDSVAYLRAMKDNGWNDFITLEVSTRVWSQEGYDPYEAARYCYRNLSGAFEAAGVPRG; translated from the coding sequence ATGAAGATCGCCTACGGAACCTATGCCATGCCGACCGTTCCGCTCGAGGACGCCTTCCCTGCCCTGGCGAAGATGGGGTACGAGGGCGTCGAGCTGTTCATCGGTCCCAAGCACGACCGCGCGATGCCCCAGGACATGGACGCAGCACGGCGCAAGCACCTGCGCAGCCTCCTTCAGGACAGCAACCTGGCGATGCCGGCCATGATGATCGTCGGCGGGCTCTACCAGCCTGACCCGACGGCACGTCAGGCCAACCTCGACCTGATGGCCCGGTGTGCTCAGCTCGGTCGCGACCTGGGGATGCGCGAGCCGCCGGTGCTCGCAATGGGCTTCGGTGGACGCACCGCCGACTGGGACACGATCAAGGGCGATCTGGTGGAGACCCTCGCAGCCTACGCCGAGCTTGGCGAACGCGAGGACTTCGTCGTCGCCGGCGAGGCCCACTGCAATGCGGCCGTGGACCGGTCGGAGCGGATCACTTGGCTCCTGGATACCGTCAGCCATCCCCGGGTGCGTCTCCACTTCGACATCGTCCACCTCTTCCTGGCCGGTGAGGAGATCGAGGACGCTGTGCGCGTGCTCCTGCCCTACACCGCGCACACTCACATCACTGATGCTCGGCGCCATGCGGACGGCACCTTCGAGCTTCTCTTGCTGGGCGACGGCGAGCTTGACTCCGTCGCCTACCTGCGCGCCATGAAGGACAACGGATGGAACGACTTCATCACCCTGGAAGTTAGTACCCGTGTCTGGTCGCAGGAAGGCTACGACCCCTACGAGGCCGCTCGCTACTGCTACCGGAACCTCTCTGGTGCCTTCGAGGCAGCCGGAGTGCCCAGGGGCTGA
- a CDS encoding sulfatase-like hydrolase/transferase, with protein sequence MPTTRKPNFVIFYTDDHGYGDLSCMGATDFRTPHLDALAASGARFTNWYSNSPVCSPSRASLLTGRYPCHAGVRAILAGHRQATGLMPSTPTLAAALKPLGYRTALFGKWHLGVAEACRPQHNGFDEWLGFLAGCIDYYSHIFYWGMGGGTDPVHDLWENGREIWDNGQYFTEMITERAVDFVERAAADDRPFFLYVPFNAPHYPMHAPQKYLDRLPDLPWDRRIMAAMLSAVDDGVGAVMEAVQRKGLLENTCVFFSSDNGPSRETRNWLDGTKDPYYGGTTGSLKGHKFSLYEGGIRVPAIMSWPGRIPASQVLGEVGAMMDVFPTFLKAAGGDLSQYQLDGLDLLPMVADKSPSPHGPVFWEMGKQTALRQGNWKLVVNGQLVEGAPPEDEVFLADLKADPGERTNLRNAFPDVTQEMKAAAEAWRAGIEKHWEENFAEAYKNTTSLPPKK encoded by the coding sequence CTCCGGCGCCCGCTTCACCAACTGGTACTCGAACTCGCCGGTCTGCTCGCCCTCACGGGCCTCGCTACTCACGGGCCGTTACCCGTGCCATGCCGGAGTCCGCGCGATCCTCGCCGGTCATCGTCAGGCCACCGGCCTCATGCCCTCCACACCGACGCTTGCCGCAGCTCTCAAGCCTCTCGGCTACCGCACTGCCCTGTTCGGCAAGTGGCACCTGGGCGTCGCAGAGGCCTGCCGGCCCCAGCACAACGGTTTCGACGAGTGGCTGGGCTTCCTGGCGGGGTGCATCGACTACTACTCCCACATCTTCTACTGGGGCATGGGCGGCGGCACCGATCCTGTCCATGACCTGTGGGAGAACGGCCGGGAGATCTGGGACAACGGGCAGTACTTCACGGAGATGATCACCGAGCGTGCGGTGGACTTCGTTGAGCGCGCCGCCGCCGACGATCGTCCCTTCTTCCTCTACGTGCCCTTCAACGCTCCGCACTATCCCATGCATGCGCCACAGAAGTACCTTGACCGTTTGCCTGACCTGCCCTGGGACCGTCGGATCATGGCGGCCATGCTCAGTGCGGTCGATGACGGCGTCGGCGCGGTCATGGAGGCGGTGCAGCGCAAGGGCCTGCTGGAGAACACCTGCGTGTTCTTCTCCAGCGACAACGGCCCTTCCCGAGAGACGCGCAACTGGCTCGACGGCACCAAAGACCCGTACTACGGAGGCACCACCGGCAGCCTCAAGGGCCACAAGTTCAGTCTCTACGAAGGCGGCATCCGCGTGCCTGCGATCATGAGCTGGCCGGGGCGGATCCCTGCGAGCCAGGTCCTTGGCGAGGTCGGGGCGATGATGGACGTGTTCCCCACCTTCCTCAAGGCCGCGGGTGGTGACCTCTCGCAGTACCAGCTTGACGGTCTCGACCTCCTGCCGATGGTCGCCGACAAGTCGCCCAGTCCTCACGGCCCGGTCTTCTGGGAGATGGGCAAGCAGACTGCCCTGCGCCAGGGCAACTGGAAGCTCGTCGTCAACGGCCAACTCGTCGAGGGTGCACCTCCAGAGGACGAGGTCTTCCTCGCCGATCTCAAGGCTGACCCGGGAGAGCGCACTAACCTGCGCAACGCTTTCCCGGATGTCACCCAGGAGATGAAGGCTGCCGCCGAAGCCTGGCGTGCGGGCATCGAGAAACACTGGGAGGAGAACTTCGCCGAGGCGTACAAGAACACCACAAGTCTGCCACCCAAAAAGTAG